A segment of the Curtobacterium sp. MCSS17_007 genome:
GCTGAGCGGGGTTGCGCAGCGAGCCGACCACGCGACGGACGGGAGGCGCGGTACCGGCTGGTACCGCGCCTCCCGTCCGTCAGGTGGTGCTGTCGACGGTCAGGCGACCGCGATCTCGTTGGGGACGCCCGGCAGCTCGTCGCTCGAGGCGACGACCTTCCCGGTCGTGAGGTCCACCGCGTGGAGCTTCCGCTCCGCGGGGTCGGTCACGTACGCGACGTCACCGACGACCTTGAGTGCGGGGTGGGCGTCCTGCCACTCGGCCGGACCCTCCCAGGCGTCGATGACGTCGAACGTCTCGATGGGCTCGCCGGTCTCGACGTCGAACGTGTGCAGGGCGCCGTCGGAGCCGAGGATCACGGCCTCGTCGTCCGGGCCGCGGGCGATGTCGCGGAAGGTGAAGCCGACGCCCTCCGGCATGTCGGTCACGCGGTACTCGCCGGACGCGGCGTCGATCAGGGCGACCTGGTCGAGCAGGTAGCCCTCGCTGTCCGGGTCGTCGTTGTAGTCGCCGACCGCGATCGAGCTCGTCTCGGTGGTGAACAGGTTGCCCGTGCGGCCGTACTCGGTCGGGGCGTCGATCTTCGTGAACGCGCCGTCCTGGTAGACCAGGGCGCCGTCCGTGCAGCCGAAGACGGCGACCTCGTCCTGCACCGCGCCCTCGCCGTGCACGCTCGGGCAGTCCTCGGAGCGGGTGAGCTCCTTGCCGCTCTCGTCGAGGGCGCGGACGCCGGAGCGGGACTCCTCGGTGCCGATCGTGGTGAGGAGCGTGCCGTCCTCGAGCACGATCGCGACGCCGTGGTGGGCGGCCTCGGACTCCGTGGTCTCGACCTCGGGGAGCGTCGCGCCGTCGAGGTCGTCGTGCTCGAAGACGGTGACGTCGCCGCTGCCGTCGGCGAAGAGCGCGGTCGTGTCGCCGTGCACGACCGCGTGACCGCCGGTGTCGGCCGGGAAGACCGCGTCGGTCAGGGCCGGGTCGGCGGCGGTGTCGAGGACCTGGAAGCCCTCGGGCACGGTGACCAGCACGTGGCGGCCGTCGCCGGCCGGGTTCACGCGGGTGAAGCCGTCGATCGCGTCGTCGGCGACGACCTGCAGGTCCTGGTCGAGGGTCAGCAGGCCGCCGTCGTAGGTGAGGACGATCCGGTCGCCGTCGGCCGCCGCGGCCTTCGTGGTGCGGCTGCCCTCGGCCTCCGCGTCGGCCGGGGTGGTCGAGCAGCCGGTGAGGACCAGGGCTGCGGCGCCGAGCAGGGCTGCGGGCGCGAGCGTGGTGCGCAGAGTTGTCATGCCGTTCACTGTACTGATTCTCATTCTCATCAAGAAATCGACAGGCCGTCGACGATCGCCGACGTGTTCGACCGCATCATCCCGAGGTAGGTCGACGCGTCGCCGTCCTCGGTGAGCGACTCGGTGGCGAGCGAGCGGATCTCCACGTGCACGTCGACCTCGTCGGCCAGCACCTCGGCCAGGCGCGCGGGTTGCGACAGGTCGGCGAAGATCGTCGGGACGCCGGCCTCGTCGATCGCCGACGCGAGGTCGCGCAGGTCCGCCGCGCTCGGCGACGCCAGGGTGGTCCCGCTCGGGATGACGGCACCGACGACCCGGAAGCCGTACCGGTCCGCCAGGTACCCGAACACGTGGTGGTTCGTCACGAGGGCCCGTCGGTCCTCCGGGATCCCCTCGAACGCGTCGGACATGGCAGTGTCGAGCGCGGCCAGTTCGTCGAGGTACGCGTCCGTGCCGCTCGGCTCGACGCCGGCGTCGCGGAGTGCGCCGTCGAGCGCCTCGACGACGTCGACCATGCGCGCGGGGTCGGTCCACAGGTGCGGGTCCGGTCCACTGTCGTCCTCGGTCGTCCACTCGAGCGCCTCGACGTGGTCGCCGGCCGTGAACACCGGGACCCCGTCGGACGCCGCGGCCTCGACGTGCCGGGCGACGCCCTCCTCGAGCCCGAGCCCGTTCTCGACGACCAGGTCGGCGGCCCGGAGCCGGGCTGCCTCCTGCGCCGACACCTCGAACGAGTGCGGGTCCGCTCCCGGCGGCATGAGCACCATGACGTCCGCAGCGTCCCCGACCACCTCGGTCACGACGTCGCCGAGGATGTTCGTCGTCACGGCGACGAGCGGTCGGTCGGAGCCCGCCGACGAGCACCCCGCGGTGGCGGCGACGACCCCGACGGTGAGCGCGAGGGCGGCGGCGATCCGTGCGCGGCGCATCAGAGCCCCACCTCGGCGAAGGCGACCGGTGCTGCGGGCAGGTCGATCGACCGGGCGACGCGGGCGCCGTCCGCGAAGTCCACCTCGTGCACGCGCGCGCCGCTCGCGTCGGTCACGTACGCGCGCTGGGCGTCGAGCTGCAGGAGCGGCCGTCCGTCCGGGTCGACGAGGGGGTCGGTCGTGGCCACGGCGCCGGTGGACGCCGTCACCACGACGACCCGGCCCCGGTCGTCCACGGCGACGAGGTGCTCGTCCTCGTCGTCGACCGCCGTCACGGCACGCAGCGGCCGTTCGGTCTCGACCAGACGCCACGAGCGCTCGCGGCTGTCGAGCAGCCAGGCGCCGCGGTCACCGGCGAGCCCGGCGACGGTCGGCCGACCCGACCGGGCGGAGAACGCGGTCGGTCGATCGGCTCCGGCGGGGAGGGCGACGGTCGCGGCACCGCCGTCCGCGTCGACGACCACGGCGCCGTCCGCGCAGCCGACCACCGCGCCGGCCCGCGTGACGATGCCGCCGGCCGGGTCGGCGCACGCCTGCTGGGCGCCGGCGGGTGCACCGTCGGCGTCGAGCACGCGGACGCCGTCGGTGGTGCCGGCGACGAGCTGTTCGCCGAACGGCAGCAGGACGGTCGCGTCGACCCGTGCGGTCTCCTCGACGTCACCCTGCCCGAGCGCCGCCCGGTCCAGCGCGACGGCCTCGCCGCGGTCCGGCCAGGTGATGGTCGTCGTGGTCTCCGAGGAGTGCACCTCGACGGGGCCGCCGCCCCTGACGGTGCCGACGACCCGCGGCTCGGCCGCGTAGTAGTGCGTGTGGTCGCCGTGGTCGACCGTCCACGCGCCGCCGTCGACGATGGTCGTGCGCTCGCCGGTGCTCGTCACGAGGAACCGTCCGTCGGTCGCGGAGTGCTCCGGCGCGTCGATGCGGTCGAGCTCGGTGGTCTCGCCGCCGAGCAGGTCGTGGACCGCGGTCGCGCCGGTGGCGGACACGGCCAGGAGGCGTACCTGCGGCTCCTGGGCCTCGCTCGCCCCCTCGACGTAGCCGTGCGGCTTCGCGGTGGCGGTCGGGTCGTCGGCCGCCGGTCCCGAGGACCCGCCGGTCGAGCAGGCGGTCAGGCCGATCGCGAGGCCGGCGGCGATCGCCGCGGTGGTCAGGAGGCGCGCGGGGGCGCGCCGGGTGGTGGGCTCGTTCATGCTCCCTCTCGTGGTGCTGGTGCTGGTGCTGGTGCTGGTGCTTGTGCTTGTGCTCGTGGCTGGGCCGGGATGCGGACCGGACGCGGCTCACGGATGCGGCGCGGCACGAGGGCGGCGAGCCCCCGCGAGACGGGGACGGCGGCGACGGCGACCGCGGCGATGCTCGCGCCGGCGGCGGTCCCGGCGTGCCAGGAGACGAGCAGGCCCACGGCGACCGCGGAGGTGCCGACCACAGCGGCGAGGAGCATCGTCGAGCCGACCTGCCGGGTCCACGCCCGTGCGGCGGCGGCCGGTGCGAGCAGGAGCCCGACGACCAGGAGCGTGCCGACCGCCCGGTACGACGCGACGACGGCGAGCGTGACGAGCCCGACGAGGACGACCTCGGCCAGCCGGGGGCGGAGCCCGAGCGTCGCGGCCTTGCGCACGTCGAACGCCGCCGCGGTGAAGGGCCGGTGGAACGCGACGGCGAGCACGAGTGCGACGGCGACGGCGACGGCGAGCCCGCCGAGGTCCGCGCGGGTGACGGCGAGCACGTCGCCGAACAGGATCGCCGTCACGTCGGTGGCGAAGGACCGCGAGGACGACACGATGATGACCCCGAGCGCGAGCATCCCGACGAACAGCAGGCCGATCGAGGTGTCGTACGACAGCCGGGCGCGCCGTCGCAGCGCCCCGACGCCGAGCACCATCACGCCGGCGCTCACGGCGGCACCGAGCACCGCGGGGATCCCCGTCAGGGTGGCGACCGCGACGCCGGGGAGCATCCCGTGCGCCAGGGCCTCGCCGAGGAAGGCCATCCCGCGGACGAGTACCCACGTGCCGACGACCGCGCAGAGGACCGCCGCCAGTGCGCCGCCGGTGAGGGCGCGCAGCATGAAGTCGACGGAGAACGGGTCGGTCAGCCAGGTCACGGTCCGAGACGCTACATGAAAACGACTATCGATACTGATAGCGTGCTCAGGTGTCCTCCGCAGCCGCCGTGACCCCCACCACCGGGAGCTCCGCACCAGCGACCCCCGGTCTGCACGTCCGCGGACTCGTCGTCCGCCGTGGTGACCGGACCGTGCTCGACGGACTCGACGCGACGTTCCCCGCCGGGGCCGTCACCGCGCTGACCGGGGCCAACGGCTCCGGCAAGTCGACGCTGCTCGACGCGCTCGCCGGGGTGGTGGTCGTCGTCGGCGGGCAGGTGACGGGCCTCCCGTCCGAGGGTGTCGCGTACGTGACGCAGGCCGTCCCGCCCACCGCGCTGCCGCTCACCGTGCGCTCGACCGTGACCATGGGGCGGTGGCGGGACCGGGCCTGGTGGCGTCCCCTCGGGCGCGCCGATCGCGGGATCGTCGACGTGCAACTCGACCGGATGGGCATCACCGACCTCGCCGACCGCCCGCTCGACGAGCTGTCGGGCGGACAGCGGCAGCGCACCCTGGTCGCGCTCGGCCTGGCGCAACGCGCCCCGGTGCTGCTCGTGGACGAACCCACGGCCGGGGTCGACGAGGCGTCCGCGGCGCTCGTCACCGCGGCGCTCGCCGACGAGGCCGCCGCGGGCGTCGTCGTCGTGCACGCGGCGCACGACCCGGCGGTGATCGCCGCCGCCGACCGGGTGGTGGCACTCGACTGAGGTGGGGTCCGGCGGGCGCGCCCACGCGGATCAGGCCGCGGCGTCGAGTGCTGCCCGCGCGGCCGCCACCACGGCCCCGTCCGTGACGGTGTGCGCGGAACCGTCGTCGCCGCTGCCCATCGGCACGCCGCCGTGGTTCCCCGCGGCGACCGGTCGCTTCGCCGACAGGTGCACCGCGGCGACCCCGGTCGCGACCAGTGCGGCGACGTCGCCCGGCCGGACACCCGCCCCGGCCATCACCTGCACCGGTCCGGCGGCGTCGACCATGCGGGCGATCGTGCTCGCGCCCGCCGAGGCGCTCGAGGCCCCGCCCGAGGTCAGCACCCGGGTGACGCCGAGATCGGCGAGCCGGGCGGCCGTCGCGACCGGGTCCACCGCGTGGTCGACGGCGCGGTGCAGCGTGACCTCGGCCCGCGCGGAGACCGAGCGCGCGGCGTCCACGAAGCGGCGGAGCGCGTCCTCGTCGAGCGACCGGTCCGGGCCCAGCGCGCCGACCACGACCCCCGCCGCGCCGGACCGCAGGACCGCGCGGACCTCGCGTTCCATGAGGGCGAGCTCGTCGGCGTCGTAGACGAAGTCACCGGGGCGGCACCGCACCAGCGCGTGCGCGGGGATGCCCGTCTCGTGGGTCGTCTCGACCAGGGCCTGCGAGGGCGTCAAGCCGCCGAGCTCGAGGCCGACGCAGAGCTCGACGCGGTCGGCGTCCGCGTCCCGGGCGACGCGTGCACCGGCAGCGGAGGTGACCGCGATCTCGAGCGCGACGGGGGTGGGTGGTGCAGGGGTCACGCGGCAGGCTCCTGGGGTTCGCGGGCGTCGTCGACGTCGTGCCACCGCGGGGACGCCGCGCGGCCGGACTCCCGATGCTAACCGCCGTCGTCCTGCCGTCGTCGTGCCGACGGTGGGGCCCCGGTGTCCGTGCTGTCGGTGGAAGTGCGGACTGGTGGGGCCCCCGACCGGGGGTCAGGATGGCCTCCTGGTTGCATCCTGCAACGGAGCAGGATCGAAGAACGAGGAGTCAACATGAAGCACACCCTCGCAGCGGCGTTCGCCGCCGTGGCCGTCGTCGCCGGCGGCGTGTTCGCCGCCGCTCCCGCCTCTGCGCTGCCCGCCGGCACCGAGGTCGTCGGCGGCGAGAAGGCACCCACCACGACCTGGGCGGTCCAGCTCGAGGCGTCGGGCGGCACGATCCCGTCCGGCTACGTCAGCAACTGCACCGGCGAGCAGATCAACGCCTCGTGGGTGCTCACCGCGCGCCACTGCATCGACGGCATCGGCGCGATGAACGTCTACCACTCGAACTCCACCACGAACCGCGGCACCCCGGTCGCCGTCGACCGCGTGACCGCCGCCCCGGCCGGTGACATCGCGCTCGTGCACCTGCGCAGCACGTACACGCTCTCGACGTACGCGCCCCTCGACCTCGCCGCGACCGCGAAGTCGAGCGGCACCGGCGTCATCCAGGGCTACGGGCTCCGTGCGAACGCGCAGCAGTCGGACGGGCTCTACCAGGCGACGGTGTCGCTGACCGGGTCCACGCGCGACGCCTACAACGGCCGGGCGCAGCACGTGACCGGGGTCACCGGTGCGTCGAACCACGGCGACTCGGGCGGCCCGCTGCTCGTCAACGGCAAGGTCGTGGCCGTCTGCTCCACCGGGGACAGCGCGGACCCGGGTGCGAACACCACCGCCGGGTCGAACTACGCGCTGCTGTCGCAGTCGTCCTCGTGGATCCGCTCGACGGCGGGCGTCTGACCGTCGTGATCCGGTGACGGGCGGGAGGCTCCCCACCGGGCACGGCCCGGCAGCCGCTGGCGCGGCTGCCGGGAACCGGCCGGCGTGAGCCCAGGTGCGGGCCGACACCGTGCCTCCCGTCCCTCCCGTGCCGCGTCCGGGTGACAGCACCCACTGGGCCGACACGGAGCGGGCCACGAGCAGCATGGCCCCATGAGCCAGTACGAGAAGCGCGACCCGAACTCCCTCTACCCGAAGCCGCCGTTCCCGGAGCAGGAGCAGTCGCTGCCCGGTGCCGCGTACAAGATGGACCCGGAACCCGACCACGGCGAGCAGAGCTACGTCGGCAAGGATCGCCTGACGGGCTTCCGCGGCATCGTCACGGGCGCGGACTCGGGCATCGGCCGCGCAGCAGCGATCGCGCTCTCCCGCGAGGGTGCCGACCTCGTCCTCTCGTACCTGCCCGACGAGCAGGAGGACGCCGAGCAGGTCCGCGACCTGCTGGAGTCCGAGGGGCGCAAGGCGGTCCTCGTCCCCGGCGACATCTCGGACGAGCAGTACTGCAGGGACCTCGTGCAGAAGGCCGTCGACGAGCTCGGCGGACTCGACACCCTCGTCATGGTCGCCGGCCGCATGGACAGCAACGACGACATCCTCTCGCTGACCACCGAGCACTTCGACTCGACGTTCAAGACGAACATCTACTCGCTGTTCTGGCTGACCCAGGCGGCCGTGCCGCACCTCGAGCCCGGGTCGACGATCGTCACGACCGGCTCGATCCAGGCCGCCACCCCGTCGCCCGACAAGATCGACTACGCGATCTCGAAGAGCGCCGTGAAGACCTTCACCGAGGCCGTCGCCCAGCAGCTCGCCCCGAAGGGCATCCGCGTGAACTCGGTCGCTCCGGGGCCGGTGTGGACGCCCCTGCAGCCCGGCTCCGACGATGCCGAGACGGTGTCGCACTTCGGCGAGCAGTCGCCGTTCGGCCGTCCCGGTCAGCCCGCCGAGCTCGGTGCCGCGTACGTGCACCTGGTCAGCCCGGAGTCGAGCTACCAGTCCGGCTCGACGATCACGATCGCCGGCGGCACGCCCGCCTTCTAGACCGGCCGACGACGGACGGGCGCGCCCCGCTCAGCGGCGACGCGAAGCGTTGTGCGGGGCGCGCCGACCGAGCCTGCGAGGGAGGCGCGTGGCGGGTCCGCCACGCGCCTCCCGTCCGTCCGGCCGTCAGCCCTGCGGCGGCGAGTACAGCTGCAGGTCGTTGCCCTCGCTGTCCTGGAAGGGGACGATCTTGCCCCACGGGTGCTCGCTGATCCCGCCGGCGAACTCGACGCCCTTCGACCGCAGGTCGGCCACCTCGTCCTCGATGTCGCCGTCCGGCTGGAACGACACGACCGCGCCGCCGCCGCTCGACGCACTCGCCGACTCGCGCCCGTTCAGCCCGATGCGCAGCCCGTTCGCGTCGATCTCGCTCCAGTCGTCGGACTCGCTCGCGACCTCGAGGCCGAGCGCGTCGCGGTAGAACGCGACCGCGCGCTGCATGTCACCGACCGGTACCCAGACCGCTGCCACTCCGCTTGCCATGGTGTTCCTCTCGTCGTGCCGTCTCGTACCCGGCCGACCGTAGGTCGCGTGGTTGGGTGCGGACACAGGCGGTGTGGTGTCCCAGCGCGCCGGTGCCAGTGTGGGCGACGACGACGGGAGCATGTCCATGGCAGGTGTGACGCACGTGGTGCTGGTGCAGTGGGACGGGGAGCAGGCCGGCGAACACGTCGGGCGGACGGACGAACTCTGCCGCGAGCACCTGCCCCGCATCGACGGGGTGGAGTCCGTGCACTCGGGGCCGAGCATCAGCACCGAGGGGCTCGAGGGCGGCTTCGACTGGATGCTCACGGTGCGCTTCCGCGACCGCGACGCACTCGCCGCCTACCTGCCGCACCCGGAGCACCGGCCGGTGGCCGAGCACATCGGCGCGGGCAGCAGCCGGGTGGTCGTCTTCGACGTCGAGGACTGACGACTCAGTCGCGCTTCCGTCGGGGCCGCGCCGACCGCGGCGGGATCGTGCGCATGTGGTCGCGCACCCGACCGAGCACGTCCGCGAGCGATGCGACGTCGTCCGGCGAGAGCGGTTCGAGGAAGAGCTGCCGGAGCACCTCGACGTGGCCGGGGAAGACGGCGCCGAGCACCTCACGCCCGGCGTCGGTCAGGGAGACGGTCGTGCTGCGCTCGTCGTCGACCGACGGCGACCGCCGGACCAGGCCGTCCCGCTCGAGCAGCCCCACCTGGTACGTCAGGCCACTCCTGCTGTGGACGATCCCGTCGGCGAGGTCGGTCATGCGCAGGCCGTCCTCCGGGGCGTCCCCGAGGGTCGCGAGCAGCTGGAACTGCACGTAGCTCAGGCCGCCGGCGTCCTTGAGCTGCTGCTCGACGGTGTGCCGGAGCAGGCTGCTGACCTCGATGAGCGAGAAGTACGCGCCGAGCTGGGCGGGGTCGAGGGGCGGTGCGGTGTCGGTCACCACCCCATGCTAGGTACTGCGAAGTCGAAGCACCGGACGTCGGGCCTGTGTGCTCTCCCATCTCCGGGCGGGTCGACGCCCCGGGCAGCCGGATGCGGCCCTGCGACGATGGACGGATGAGCACCGATCCCGAGCGCCGCCGCAGGAGGGCCGACGTCGTCGGCATCCTCGAGCCGAACCCGTACCCGCTGGCGACCGTCGCCGTCGCCGTGGGGACCGTCCTCGTGCTAACCGTGATCGGCTTCTTCCTCGGCTCCGTCGACATCGGGCTCGCGAAGGCGTTCAACACCCTGCACGTGGGCGTGGTCGGGGCCGTCGCCACCGCGGTGTACCACGTCATCAGCCCGGTCCCGGCGATCGCGATCACGTTCGTCGTCGCGGGGGTGATCTGGTGGCGGGCGCGCGACGTCCGACCGGCGCTGGCCTTCGGGATGACCATCGCGATCACCTGGCTGCCCTCCGCGGTCGTCAAGGAGATCGTCCACCGTGCTCGCCCGGACGTCGCCCTGCTGCCGCACCCGTTCCCCGTGCAGCCGGACCCCGGCTACCCCAGTGGGCACACGGTCTACATCACGGCGTTCGTCATCGCGCTCGTCTGGGTCGTCCGCGAGACCCGGTGGCACCGGACCGCGCGTGCCGCCGGGGTGGTGGCGATCGTGGTCGTCTTCCTCGCGGTCTCCGTCGACGCCGTGCACTACCCGACGGACGCCGCGGCGTCGATCCTCTGGGCCCTCGCCGTCGCCCCGGCGGCACGGGTGGTCTGGGTGGACTGGATCATGCACCGCATCCCGTTCCTGCGGCCGGGCGGCGCGGCCGTCCCGGTCCGGCGCTGACCGTCAGCCGTCGGGTCCCGCGGGGTCGTCCTCGATGGGGAGCAGCCGACGCGCACCGTGGCCGTCCGCGCCCATCGCGTCGCCGGGGTTGACCACCAGGCACGCGCCCAGCGACACGCAGCCGCAGCCGATGCACTGCGTCATCTCCTGCTGGAGCCGTTCGAGCTCGAGCTGACGGGCCCGGAGCCGCGCTCGCCACCGCTCGTTGAGGCGTTCCCAGTCACGCAGCGACGGCATGCGGTCGGCGGGCAGTGCGGCGAACTGCTCGGCGACCTCGGCGAGCGGGATGCCGAGCCGCTTGGCGACCTGGATGATGGCGATCCGACGCTCGACGTGCCGCGGGTAC
Coding sequences within it:
- a CDS encoding metal ABC transporter substrate-binding protein, whose product is MRRARIAAALALTVGVVAATAGCSSAGSDRPLVAVTTNILGDVVTEVVGDAADVMVLMPPGADPHSFEVSAQEAARLRAADLVVENGLGLEEGVARHVEAAASDGVPVFTAGDHVEALEWTTEDDSGPDPHLWTDPARMVDVVEALDGALRDAGVEPSGTDAYLDELAALDTAMSDAFEGIPEDRRALVTNHHVFGYLADRYGFRVVGAVIPSGTTLASPSAADLRDLASAIDEAGVPTIFADLSQPARLAEVLADEVDVHVEIRSLATESLTEDGDASTYLGMMRSNTSAIVDGLSIS
- a CDS encoding ABC transporter — its product is MNEPTTRRAPARLLTTAAIAAGLAIGLTACSTGGSSGPAADDPTATAKPHGYVEGASEAQEPQVRLLAVSATGATAVHDLLGGETTELDRIDAPEHSATDGRFLVTSTGERTTIVDGGAWTVDHGDHTHYYAAEPRVVGTVRGGGPVEVHSSETTTTITWPDRGEAVALDRAALGQGDVEETARVDATVLLPFGEQLVAGTTDGVRVLDADGAPAGAQQACADPAGGIVTRAGAVVGCADGAVVVDADGGAATVALPAGADRPTAFSARSGRPTVAGLAGDRGAWLLDSRERSWRLVETERPLRAVTAVDDEDEHLVAVDDRGRVVVVTASTGAVATTDPLVDPDGRPLLQLDAQRAYVTDASGARVHEVDFADGARVARSIDLPAAPVAFAEVGL
- the aztB gene encoding zinc ABC transporter permease AztB, yielding MTWLTDPFSVDFMLRALTGGALAAVLCAVVGTWVLVRGMAFLGEALAHGMLPGVAVATLTGIPAVLGAAVSAGVMVLGVGALRRRARLSYDTSIGLLFVGMLALGVIIVSSSRSFATDVTAILFGDVLAVTRADLGGLAVAVAVALVLAVAFHRPFTAAAFDVRKAATLGLRPRLAEVVLVGLVTLAVVASYRAVGTLLVVGLLLAPAAAARAWTRQVGSTMLLAAVVGTSAVAVGLLVSWHAGTAAGASIAAVAVAAVPVSRGLAALVPRRIREPRPVRIPAQPRAQAQAPAPAPAPAPREGA
- a CDS encoding ATP-binding cassette domain-containing protein — protein: MSSAAAVTPTTGSSAPATPGLHVRGLVVRRGDRTVLDGLDATFPAGAVTALTGANGSGKSTLLDALAGVVVVVGGQVTGLPSEGVAYVTQAVPPTALPLTVRSTVTMGRWRDRAWWRPLGRADRGIVDVQLDRMGITDLADRPLDELSGGQRQRTLVALGLAQRAPVLLVDEPTAGVDEASAALVTAALADEAAAGVVVVHAAHDPAVIAAADRVVALD
- a CDS encoding copper homeostasis protein CutC, with the translated sequence MTPAPPTPVALEIAVTSAAGARVARDADADRVELCVGLELGGLTPSQALVETTHETGIPAHALVRCRPGDFVYDADELALMEREVRAVLRSGAAGVVVGALGPDRSLDEDALRRFVDAARSVSARAEVTLHRAVDHAVDPVATAARLADLGVTRVLTSGGASSASAGASTIARMVDAAGPVQVMAGAGVRPGDVAALVATGVAAVHLSAKRPVAAGNHGGVPMGSGDDGSAHTVTDGAVVAAARAALDAAA
- a CDS encoding S1 family peptidase, with the protein product MKHTLAAAFAAVAVVAGGVFAAAPASALPAGTEVVGGEKAPTTTWAVQLEASGGTIPSGYVSNCTGEQINASWVLTARHCIDGIGAMNVYHSNSTTNRGTPVAVDRVTAAPAGDIALVHLRSTYTLSTYAPLDLAATAKSSGTGVIQGYGLRANAQQSDGLYQATVSLTGSTRDAYNGRAQHVTGVTGASNHGDSGGPLLVNGKVVAVCSTGDSADPGANTTAGSNYALLSQSSSWIRSTAGV
- a CDS encoding SDR family oxidoreductase, giving the protein MSQYEKRDPNSLYPKPPFPEQEQSLPGAAYKMDPEPDHGEQSYVGKDRLTGFRGIVTGADSGIGRAAAIALSREGADLVLSYLPDEQEDAEQVRDLLESEGRKAVLVPGDISDEQYCRDLVQKAVDELGGLDTLVMVAGRMDSNDDILSLTTEHFDSTFKTNIYSLFWLTQAAVPHLEPGSTIVTTGSIQAATPSPDKIDYAISKSAVKTFTEAVAQQLAPKGIRVNSVAPGPVWTPLQPGSDDAETVSHFGEQSPFGRPGQPAELGAAYVHLVSPESSYQSGSTITIAGGTPAF
- a CDS encoding VOC family protein; the protein is MASGVAAVWVPVGDMQRAVAFYRDALGLEVASESDDWSEIDANGLRIGLNGRESASASSGGGAVVSFQPDGDIEDEVADLRSKGVEFAGGISEHPWGKIVPFQDSEGNDLQLYSPPQG
- a CDS encoding Dabb family protein, whose product is MSMAGVTHVVLVQWDGEQAGEHVGRTDELCREHLPRIDGVESVHSGPSISTEGLEGGFDWMLTVRFRDRDALAAYLPHPEHRPVAEHIGAGSSRVVVFDVED
- a CDS encoding MarR family transcriptional regulator translates to MTDTAPPLDPAQLGAYFSLIEVSSLLRHTVEQQLKDAGGLSYVQFQLLATLGDAPEDGLRMTDLADGIVHSRSGLTYQVGLLERDGLVRRSPSVDDERSTTVSLTDAGREVLGAVFPGHVEVLRQLFLEPLSPDDVASLADVLGRVRDHMRTIPPRSARPRRKRD
- a CDS encoding phosphatase PAP2 family protein, whose protein sequence is MSTDPERRRRRADVVGILEPNPYPLATVAVAVGTVLVLTVIGFFLGSVDIGLAKAFNTLHVGVVGAVATAVYHVISPVPAIAITFVVAGVIWWRARDVRPALAFGMTIAITWLPSAVVKEIVHRARPDVALLPHPFPVQPDPGYPSGHTVYITAFVIALVWVVRETRWHRTARAAGVVAIVVVFLAVSVDAVHYPTDAAASILWALAVAPAARVVWVDWIMHRIPFLRPGGAAVPVRR
- the soxR gene encoding redox-sensitive transcriptional activator SoxR — its product is MVQIEPAAVEPVAVDPAEAEPTQTDPRPRPTDLLSIGEVVRRTGVAASALHFWERKGLIHPDRTTGGTRLYPRHVERRIAIIQVAKRLGIPLAEVAEQFAALPADRMPSLRDWERLNERWRARLRARQLELERLQQEMTQCIGCGCVSLGACLVVNPGDAMGADGHGARRLLPIEDDPAGPDG